Proteins found in one Roseofilum capinflatum BLCC-M114 genomic segment:
- the hemL gene encoding glutamate-1-semialdehyde 2,1-aminomutase, with the protein MTATTLNTTKSQEIFTAAQNLMPGGVSSPVRAFKSVGGQPIVFDRVNGAYIWDVDGNQYIDYVGTWGPAICGHAHPDVIKALHEALDKGTSFGAPCAQENVLAEMVINAVPSIEMVRFVNSGTEACMSVLRLMRAFTGREKIIKFEGCYHGHADMFLVKAGSGVATLGLPDSPGVPKSTTTNTLTAPYNDLEAVKALFDDNPDQIAGVILEPVVGNSGFITPDAGFLEGLRLLTQDHGALLVFDEVMTGFRISYGGAQAKFGVTPDLTTLGKVIGGGLPVGAYGGRKDIMSLVAPAGPMYQAGTLSGNPLAMTAGIKTLEILNKDGQYERLEKMTKKLIDGLLAVAKETGHEACGGSISAMFGLFFTAGPVHNFTDAKQSDTAKFGRFHRGMLEQGIYLAPSQFEAGFTSLAHTEADIDKTLEAARKVMSSL; encoded by the coding sequence TTGACTGCAACCACACTAAACACCACAAAATCCCAAGAAATCTTTACCGCCGCCCAAAATCTCATGCCGGGTGGGGTAAGCTCTCCCGTGCGGGCCTTTAAATCTGTTGGCGGCCAACCCATCGTTTTTGACCGGGTAAACGGAGCCTATATCTGGGATGTCGATGGCAACCAATATATCGATTATGTTGGCACATGGGGCCCTGCCATTTGCGGCCATGCCCATCCCGATGTCATTAAAGCACTGCATGAAGCCCTCGACAAAGGAACCAGCTTTGGCGCTCCCTGTGCCCAAGAAAATGTCCTCGCGGAAATGGTGATTAACGCCGTTCCCAGCATTGAAATGGTTCGGTTTGTTAACTCTGGAACCGAGGCCTGTATGTCCGTCCTGCGCCTGATGCGAGCCTTCACCGGACGGGAAAAAATTATTAAATTTGAAGGCTGCTACCACGGCCACGCTGATATGTTCCTGGTGAAAGCCGGTTCTGGGGTCGCCACCCTAGGCCTACCCGACTCTCCTGGAGTGCCTAAATCTACCACTACCAATACCCTCACCGCCCCCTACAATGACCTAGAAGCGGTGAAAGCTCTCTTTGATGACAATCCTGACCAAATTGCCGGAGTCATCCTAGAGCCGGTTGTGGGCAACTCTGGATTCATTACCCCCGATGCCGGATTTTTAGAAGGGTTACGCTTGCTTACCCAAGATCATGGCGCTTTATTGGTTTTTGATGAAGTGATGACCGGATTTCGGATTTCTTACGGTGGAGCGCAGGCCAAATTTGGCGTAACTCCGGATTTGACCACCTTGGGTAAGGTGATTGGGGGCGGATTACCCGTGGGAGCCTATGGCGGTCGTAAGGATATTATGTCTTTGGTGGCTCCGGCTGGCCCCATGTATCAAGCGGGAACTTTATCAGGAAATCCTTTGGCGATGACGGCTGGGATTAAAACTCTGGAAATCTTGAATAAAGATGGCCAGTATGAGCGTTTGGAGAAGATGACTAAAAAACTGATTGATGGCTTGCTGGCTGTTGCTAAAGAAACGGGCCATGAGGCTTGTGGCGGCTCCATTAGTGCCATGTTTGGCTTGTTCTTTACGGCTGGCCCGGTGCATAATTTCACGGATGCGAAACAGTCGGATACGGCTAAGTTTGGCCGCTTCCATCGGGGCATGTTGGAGCAGGGGATTTATCTGGCTCCTTCTCAGTTTGAGGCTGGGTTTACGTCTTTGGCTCATACGGAAGCAGATATTGACAAGACTCTGGAAGCGGCTCGGAAAGTGATGAGTTCTCTTTAG